GTGTCACCCGCAGGAGGACCGAGAAAAGCAAAAGACCGGGAATTTCTCCCGGTCTGAGGCTGTTGACAAAGAAGGGTCAACAGCCTTTTTTGTTGAATTCGGAATAAAACAATTCCGAAGGAAGGTTTTTATATGTTCAGGACGAACCCATCCAGGGAATTTCAACCCGAAACAGTCAACATAGAAGACCTTGTTCCCCAAGATCACTTGCTTAGAAAAATCAATGAAACCATCGACTTTTCGTTTATCGCGGAAAAATGCCGCCCCTTGTATTGTCAAGATAATGGGCGTCCTTGCATCGATCCGGTCATGCTGTTCAAAATGCTTTTGATCGGTTATTTGTACGGAATTCGTTCGGA
This genomic interval from Planifilum fulgidum contains the following:
- a CDS encoding transposase translates to MFRTNPSREFQPETVNIEDLVPQDHLLRKINETIDFSFIAEKCRPLYCQDNGRPCIDPVMLFKMLLIGYLYGIRS